Proteins encoded within one genomic window of Paramisgurnus dabryanus chromosome 13, PD_genome_1.1, whole genome shotgun sequence:
- the myo1eb gene encoding myosin IEb: protein MGSKEKYHWQTQNVKVSGVDDMVLLSKISEDAITDNLKKRYMDDFIFTYIGSVLISVNPFKQLPYFTDREIELYQGAAQYENPPHIYALADNMYRNMMIDSENQCVIISGESGAGKTVAAKYIMSYISKVSGGGPKVQHVKDIILQSNPLLEAFGNAKTVRNNNSSRFGKYFEIQFSRGGEPDGGKIYNFLLEKSRVVSQNNGERSFHIYYQLLQGATKEQRENLGVTAPDYYYYLNQSDTYTVEDISDKKEFADTMAAMSVVGLSLEEQDTVLQIVAGILHLGNIAFREEGNYAVVESEDFLAFPSYLLGINQDGLKSKLTSRIMDSKWGGKTETISVTLNTEQASFSRDALSKALYSRLFDYLVDAINKAMQKDHEELNIGVLDIYGFEIFQKNGFEQFCINFVNEKLQQIFIELTLKAEQEEYVQEGIKWSPIEYFNNKVVCDLIESKNPPGVMSILDDVCATMHAKGEGADQTLLQKLQSQIGTHEHFNSWNKGFIVHHYAGKVSYDVSGFCERNRDVLFNDIIELMQSSEFAFIRDLFPENIEAEKRGRPTTASSKIKKQANNLVQTLMKCTPHYIRCIKPNETKKSRDWEESRVKHQVEYLGLRENIRVRRAGYAFRRVFKKFLQRYAILTRETWPQWRGDEKQGVLHLLKSVNMDSDQYQLGKTKVFIKAPESLFLLEEMRERKYNGYARVIQQAWRKHIAVRKYVRMREEASDLLLNKKERRKNSLNRNFVGDYIGIDNRPEIRQFVGRRERIDFSDTVVKYDRRFKSVKRDFILTPKFLYLIGREKVKQGPEKGQIREVLKRKIEVEKIQSVSLSTLQDDFFIIHEEQYDSVLQSVFKTEFLSLLYKRYEEKTRKKLPIKFNNLLEFKVKKGGWGPFGSAGSRQIQFQGGQGDEVVLKPSNKVLTVSIGPGLPKNARPTRRDNRKSRYIANQHPNSGQYAREPSKTGGRGRGTPSYIRNSLLRQQSSMEQPTLPRHGGSRRSQNEGQVYADMGFMKVPDQGVAGMQRRRSKEYKPLPGSGRPKPAPRPKPRTPQCKALYAYEAQDADELSFHVDDVIEILTEDASGWWTGRLRGKEGMFPGNYVEKI from the exons ATG GGGAGTAAAGAGAAATACCACTGGCAGACGCAGAATGTGAAAGTGAGTGGAGTGGATGACATGGTCCTCCTCTCCAAGATCAGTGAAGATGCCATCACGGATAATCTCAAGAAAAGATACATGGatgattttatattt ACATACATTGGTTCTGTGTTGATATCAGTCAATCCTTTCAAACAGCTCCCATATTTCACAGATCGTGAGATTGAGCTGTACCAGGGAGCC GCACAGTATGAGAATCCTCCCCACATTTACGCACTTGCTGACAACATGTACCGCAACATGATGATTGACTCAGAGAACCAGTGTGTCATTATCAG TGGAGAAAGTGGAGCTGGAAAGACGGTGGCGGCCAAATACATTATGAGCTACATTTCTAAAGTGTCAGGAGGTGGACCTAAAGTTCAG CATGTTAAAGACATCATTCTTCAGTCTAACCCACTCCTGGAAGCTTTTGGGAATGCTAAAACGGTCCGCAACAACAACTCAAGTCGCTTT GGCAAATACTTCGAAATTCAGTTCAGCCGTGGAGGAGAACCGGATGGAGGAAAGATCTATAACTTCCTGCTGGAAAAATCCAGAGTAGTGTCCCAGAACAATGGTGAAAGAAGTTTCCATATATATTACCAG CTCTTGCAAGGAGCCACCAAAGAGCAGAGAGAAAATTTAGGCGTCACCGCTCCTGATTATTACTACTACTTAAACCAATCCGACACCTATACTGTGGAGGACATCAGCGACAAGAAAGAGTTTGCAGACACCATG GCTGCCATGTCGGTGGTTGGTCTGTCCTTGGAAGAACAGGACACAGTGCTACAGATTGTGGCGGGAATCCTTCATCTTGGCAACATTGCTTTTAGAGAGGAGGGCAACTATGCTGTAGTGGAGAGTGAAGATT TTCTGGCATTCCCATCATATCTGCTGGGAATTAATCAGGACGGTCTGAAGAGCAAACTGACCAGTCGCATCATGGACAGCAAGTGGGGTGGCAAGACTGAGACCATTTCTGTCACTTTAAACACGGAGCAGGCCTCCTTCTCCCGAGATGCTTTGTCCAAAGCCCTGTATTCTAGACTCTTTGACTACCTTGTTGAT GCCATAAACAAGGCAATGCAGAAAGACCATGAAGAGTTGAACATTGGGGTCCTGGACATATATGGCTTTGAAATTTTTCAG AAAAATGGATTTGAGCAATTTTGCATTAACTTTGTAAATGAAAAACTGCAGCAGATTTTTATCGAGCTCACACTGAAAGCAGAGCAG GAGGAGTATGTACAAGAAGGAATCAAATGGAGCCCTATTGAGTACTTCAACAACAAAGTTGTTTGTGATTTAATTGAGTCTAAA AATCCTCCTGGTGTTATGAGCATCCTGGATGATGTGTGTGCCACCATGCATGCTAAAGGAGAGGGTGCAGACCAGACTCTCCTCCAGAAACTTCAGTCACAGATTGGCACTCACGAGCACTTTAACAGCTGGAACAAGGGTTTCATAGTGCACCACTATGCAGGCAAG GTGTCTTATGATGTTAGCGGCTTCTGTGAGAGAAACAGAGATGTGCTGTTCAATGATATCATCGAGCTCATGCAGAGCAGTGAGTT TGCCTTCATCAGAGATTTGTTTCCAGAGAACATCGAGGCAGAGAAAAGAGGCCGTCCAACCACTGCGAGTTCAAAGATTAAG AAACAGGCAAACAATCTGGTGCAAACATTAATGAAATGCACCCCGCACTACATTCGATGCATTAAGCCCAACGAAACCAAGAAGTCTCGTGATTGGGAGGAAAGCCGAGTCAAACATCAGGTGGAGTATCTGGGATTGCGGGAGAATATTCGCGTACGCAGGGCTGGCTACGCATTCCGTCGTGTCTTTAAGAAATTTCTGCAAAG ATATGCCATCTTGACCAGAGAAACGTGGCCTCAGTGGCGTGGAGATGAGAAACAGGGTGTTCTTCATCTTTTAAAATCTGTCAACATGGACTCAGACCAGTACCAGCTGGGCAAGACCAAAGTCTTCATCAAAGCCCCAGAATCA TTGTTTCTGCTGGAAGAGATGAGGGAACGAAAATACAACGGATATGCTCGGGTAATTCAGCAGGCCTGGCGCAAACACATTGCTGTGCGCAAGTACGTCCGCATGCGAGAGGAGG CATCTGACCTCCTGTTGAATAAGAAGGAGAGACGAAAGAACAGCCTGAACCGTAATTTTGTAGGCGACTACATCGGCATAGACAACCGTCCGGAGATCCGTCAGTTTGTGGGTCGCAGGGAGAGGATCGACTTTTCTGACACGGTTGTCAAATACGACCGCAGATTTAAG AGTGTTAAGCGTGACTTCATTCTCACTCCAAAGTTCCTCTATCTGATTGGACGGGAGAAGGTGAAGCAGGGTCCAGAGAAAGGGCAGATTCGGGAAGTGCTGAAGAGGAAGATCGAGGTGGAGAAGATCCAGTCGGTTTCTTTAAG CACACTACAAGATGATTTCTTTATAATACATGAGGAGCAGTACGACAGTGTGCTGCAGTCTGTCTTTAAAACGGAGTTCCTCAGTCTGCTGTACAAACGCTACGAGGAAAAAACCAGGAAGAAACTGCCAATCAAGTTCAATAACCT ACTTGAATTTAAGGTAAAGAAAGGAGGCTGGGGTCCTTTTGGATCCGCTGGTTCTCGGCAGATCCAGTTTCAGGGGGGGCAGGGGGATGAGGTTGTTCTGAAACCCAGTAACAAAGTCCTTACTGTCAGTATTGGACCAGGTCTCCCTAAAAATGCAA GACCCACTCGCCGCGACAATCGAAAAAGCAGGTACATTGCAAACCAGCATCCCAACTCAGGACAGTATGCACGAG AACCATCCAAGACTGGTGGTCGAGGAAGAGGAACTCCATCCTACATTAGGAACTCTCTGTTACGTCAGCAGTCTTCTATGGAACAGCCCACCCTACCCCGACATGGGGGCTCTCGTCGCAGTCAAAATGAGGGCCAGGTATATGCTGACATGGGCTTTATGAAGGTTCCTGACCAAGGCGTGGCAGG AATGCAACGCAGACGTTCAAAAGAATACAAACCTCTCCCAGGATCAGGACGACCTAAACCAGCACCCAGACCGAAACCCCGCACGCCACAATGCAAAGCGCTTTATGCGTATGAGGCTCAGGACGCAGATGAGCTCAGCTTTCATGTGGATGATGTTATAGAAATATTAACTGAAG ACGCATCAGGTTGGTGGACTGGCCGTCTGAGAGGAAAGGAAGGCATGTTTCCTGGCAACTATGTGGAGAAGATCTAA